The following are encoded together in the Populus trichocarpa isolate Nisqually-1 chromosome 5, P.trichocarpa_v4.1, whole genome shotgun sequence genome:
- the LOC7460927 gene encoding uncharacterized protein LOC7460927 isoform X1, protein MTGGRCHRRKKMMGRGPDGGCGTGERSCRPISRVPASNSLMKESEIPQPKVKKSNPLEVDFFSQAHKVLSVRSPFDAAENASGSGVSSFPSASTLPSRLASLLRQSNGSRKRHKRSHSGADKKSSSRPSDGSKRGNIWVETEDYFRELTLPDIDDLFELSSLFNSLGYSKCFYIPYIGNEKTERIETIVTNVKTGENVNGKFEESETNEQTDTRANVENANGNFEMDCMGGNGNGLVLKDEVNQEDEQLMEIDVVTQSDGAVCLPQEKAKTCSVSDLSSSVEWLLGCRNRDILTSEKPSKKRKLLGSDAGLEKVLVGCPCEGNLPLCDFCCKSEMGNDSNRLIICSSCKVAVHPKCYGVQGDVSESWLCSWCKQKSDGNDLAKQSCVLCPKQGGALKPVDVDNGKSVLDFVHLFCSQWMPEVYIEDLAKMEPIMNVSGIKETRRKLVCNVCKVKCGTCVRCSHGTCRTAFHPICAREARHRMEVWGKYGTDNVELRAFCSKHTELPNDRDTHQLGEAFVPASHDCSVASHNPSTLQMDKQRKLNIGQNGDKLAVHTETSDTNSGKPGDGELWEIGLFDSRSNAEPLSESGDVDKLIDIGIFERGGYEGASTDSRNLLLILKKLIDQGKVNAEELAMEIGMSPDLINSTLAEVNLVPDFQSKLVKWFQNHVYVASQRKYLKVKLKSMILPKAEIVTADHSDGITISETDITDAVAVKSVPPRRRTKSNFRVLRDNGVICSQEEIFSDNSMLMEDMKVVSQLRGEEPEKSSEASFPDVSEKIADAFQDSSVVHLPKSEGSSDNVSGGSLSEKIKPVHAAIPEKSNSINTDGGVPLYSDVNLVIPNFIKPEEYSNFYVHSCVHEKLSQIQIGMLLQKGISELEGSKDREISHLEASCNPSVFCNHQNKHSKCNDLICNSSEVNLEQLAKAKKLGILKLSPVDEVEGEIIYFQKRLLGNAVARKHFTDNLISKVARHLPQEMDAARGKSWDEVLVSQYLCDVREAKKRGRKERRHKEAQAVLAAATAAAAASSRSSSFRKDAFDESACQEKYNTASVRAGISSLLTRRPKEMLSRVAIPRISLEKYSDFVQSVSGFSKDHPRSCDICRRFETILNHILVCSGCKVEVHLDCYRCGKESNGPWHCELCEELLSSRCSGAPVNFWDRANSAECGLCGGITGAFRKSTDGRWVHAFCAEWVFEPTFRRGQVNPVEGMETIAKEINICCVCRHRHGVCIKCNAGHCQTTFHPTCARSAGFYMNVKTLNGKMQHMAYCEKHSLEQKAKTGTQKHGEEEIKSMRQVRGQLERLRLLCERIVRREKIKRELVLCSHSILACKRDQVARSVLVSSPFFPTDVSSESATTSLKGNTDGYKSFGDAVQRSDDVTVDSTISVKHRIKVTLTMDTDQKTDDSSTSQSHFTPKPSERMPFAGKQIPQRPSSASYSILEEGEWSSKSKHYETFEKELVMTSDEASMKNQKLPKGYFYIPVDCLPKEKQINQDACSGEPLEHDR, encoded by the exons ATGACCGGAGGCCGATGCCACCGGCGAAAGAAGATGATGGGTAGGGGTCCTGACGGAGGTTGCGGCACTGGCGAGAGGTCTTGCCGTCCAATTTCTAGGGTTCCGGCATCCAATTCCCTCATGAAGGAGTCTGAAATACCTCAACCAAAAGTAAAGAAATCGAATCCACTCGAGGTTGATTTCTTCTCCCAAGCTCACAAGGTCTTAAGCGTGCGCTCGCCATTTGATGCTGCAGAGAATGCGTCTGGTTCTGGTGTTTCGAGTTTTCCAAGTGCGTCTACTTTGCCAAGCAGGTTGGCTAGTTTGTTGAGGCAATCAAATGGGAGCAGAAAGAGACATAAAAGGTCTCATTCTGGAGCGGATAAGAAGTCTTCTTCGAGGCCAAGTGACGGGTCTAAAAGAGGGAATATTTGGGTTGAGACTGAAGATTACTTTAGGGAATTGACATTGCCTGAtattgatgatttgtttgagttatcttctttatttaattctttaggTTATAGTAAGTGTTTTTACATTCCATATATTGGAAATGAGAAAACTGAGAGAATCGAGACCATTGTGACAAATGTGAAAACTGGGGAAAATGTGAATGGGAAGTTTGAAGAAAGCGAGACTAATGAACAAACCGACACAAGGGCCAATGTGGAGAATGCAAATGGTAACTTTGAAATGGATTGTATGGGTGGAAATGGAAATGGACTCGTCTTGAAAGACGAAGTCAATCAAGAGGATGAGCAGTTAATGGAAATCGACGTTGTGACTCAAAGTGATGGAGCTGTGTGTTTGCCCCAGGAGAAAGCAAAGACGTGCTCTGTTTCTGATTTGTCTAGCAGTGTAGAGTGGCTTTTAGGTTGTAGAAATAGGGATATATTGACCTCTGAAAAGCCTTCCAAGAAGCGGAAACTTTTAGGCAGTGATGCAGGGTTGGAGAAGGTTTTGGTTGGTTGTCCTTGTGAAGGAAACTTGCCATTATGTGATTTTTGCTGCAAGAGCGAGATGGGTAATGATTCAAACCGGTTGATTATTTGCTCTTCTTGCAAGGTTGCTGTTCATCCTAAGTGTTACGGTGTGCAAGGAGATGTAAGCGAGTCGTGGTTGTGTTCCTGGTGCAAGCAGAAGAGTGATGGCAATGATTTAGCGAAGCAGTCTTGTGTACTTTGTCCGAAGCAGGGTGGTGCTTTGAAACCTGTTGATGTAGACAATGGTAAGTCTGTTCTGGATTTTGTGCACTTGTTTTGTTCCCAGTGGATGCCTGAGGTCTATATAGAGGATTTAGCAAAGATGGAGCCAATTATGAATGTGAGTGGAATTAAGGAAACCCGAAGAAAATTAGTGTGTAATGTATGCAAGGTGAAGTGTGGTACCTGTGTTCGGTGCAGTCATG GAACTTGTAGAACTGCTTTCCATCCTATATGTGCAAGGGAAGCAAGACATAGGATGGAGGTCTGGGGGAAATATGGTACTGATAAT GTTGAATTACGAGCCTTTTGCTCAAAGCACACTGAACTCCCTAATGATAGGGATACCCATCAATTAGGAGAGGCTTTTGTGCCTGCCAGCCATGACTGCTCTGTTGCCAGCCATAATCCATCAACGTTGCAAATGGACAAACAGCGTAAGTTAAATATTGGCCAAAATGGAGACAAACTTGCAGTCCACACAGAAACTTCTGATACTAATTCTGGTAAACCTGGTGATGGTGAGTTATGGGAAATAGGATTGTTTGATTCCAGATCAAATGCTGAACCTTTGTCAGAATCTGGGGACGTGGACAAACTCATTGATATAGGGATATTTGAGAGAGGTGGCTATGAGGGTGCTAGCACTGACTCCCGAAATCTTTTGCTGATTTTGAAGAAG TTAATTGACCAAGGAAAAGTCAATGCTGAAGAGTTGGCAATGGAAATTGGCATGTCACCTGATTTGATAAATTCAACATTGGCT GAAGTTAATTTGGTCCCTGATTTTCAGTCCAAATTAGTCAAGTGGTTTCAGAATCATGTTTATGTGGCCAGTCAACGTAAATATTTGAAAGTTAAACTAAAATCCATGATTTTACCAAAGGCTGAGATTGTAACAGCAGACCATTCTGATGGTATAACTATATCTGAGACTGATATTACAGATGCTGTTGCTGTTAAATCAGTTCCCCCTCGGAGAAGAACCAAAAGTAACTTTAGAGTTTTGAGGGATAACGGAGTAATTTGCTCACAAGAGGAAATTTTTAGTGACAACAGTATGCTAATGGAAGATATGAAAGTTGTCAGTCAGCTGAGAGGTGAAGAACCTGAAAAATCTAGTGAAGCATCCTTCCCTGATGTATCTGAAAAG ATCGCTGATGCGTTTCAAGACTCTTCAGTGGTGCATTTGCCTAAAAGTGAAG GCAGTTCAGATAATGTCTCAGGTGGAAGCCTTTCTGAAAAAATCAAGCCAGTTCATGCAGCTATTCCAGAGAAGAGCAATTCAATTAACACAGATGGGGGAGTTCCTCTTTATTCAGATGTTAATTTAGTCATCCCTAATTTCat AAAACCAGAAGAATATTCTAATTTTTATGTCCATTCATGTGTCCATGAGAAGCTGTCACAGATACAAATTGGAATGCTTTTACAGAAAGGAATTTCTGAACTTGAAG GTTCAAAAGACAGAGAAATCTCTCATTTGGAGGCCTCTTGCAATCCCAGTGTCTTCTGTAATCATCAGAATAAACACTCAAAATGCAATGACTTGATCTGTAATTCAAGTGAAGTAAATTTAGAGCAGTTGGCTAAGGCTAAGAAACTGGGAATTCTCAAACTGTCTCCAGTGGATGAAGTGGAAggagaaattatttattttcagaagAGGCTACTTGGCAATGCAGTTGCAAGGAAGCACTTCACTG ATAATTTAATATCTAAGGTTGCCAGGCATCTACCCCAGGAGATGGATGCAGCTAGGGGGAAAAGTTGGGATGAAGTGCTTGTTAGCCAATATCTTTGTGATGTTAGAGAAGCAAAGAAGCGGGGCAGGAAAGAAAGAAGGCACAAGGAAGCCCAGGCTGTTCTAGCTGCTGCaactgcagcagcagcagcttcttCTCGGTCTTCATCATTTAGGAAAGATGCCTTTGATGAATCTGCTTGTCAGGAG AAATATAACACTGCTAGTGTGAGGGCTGGCATTTCTTCTCTGTTGACGCGACGTCCAAAAGAAATGCTTTCAAGGGTGGCTATTCCAAGGATTTCATTAGAGAAGTACTCTGATTTTGTTCAGTCAGTTTCAGGTTTTTCTAAAGATCATCCTAGATCATGTGACATATGCAGACGATTTGAGACAATACTGAACCACATCCTAGTCTGCTCTGGCTGCAAG GTTGAGGTTCACTTGGATTGCTATCGTTGTGGGAAGGAATCTAATGGTCCATGGCATTGTGAATTATGTGAAGAATTATTGTCATCTAGATGCTCTGGAGCTCCTGTCAATTTCTGGGACAGGGCAAATAGTGCGGAATGTGGTTTATGTGGTGGTATTACTGGTGCTTTCAGGAAATCTACTGATGGTAGATGGGTTCATGCCTTTTGTGCAGAG tGGGTCTTTGAACCAACATTCAGAAGGGGACAAGTAAATCCTGTTGAAGGAATG GAAACGATTGCAAAGGAGATTAACATTTGTTGTGTCTGCCGTCATAGACATGGTGTCTGCATAAAA TGTAACGCTGGTCACTGTCAGACCACATTTCATCCAACTTGCGCTAGAAGTGCGGGTTTTTACATGAATGTTAAGACTCTTAATGGCAAGATGCAGCACATGGCATATTGTGAAAAGCATAGCTTGGAGCAGAAGGCAAAG ACTGGAACTCAAAAACATGGAGAAGAGGAGATAAAGAGCATGAGGCAAGTCAGG gGTCAACTGGAGAGATTGCGTCTTCTTTGTGAAAGAATTGTTAGACgtgaaaaaataaag CGGGAGTTGGTTTTATGCTCACACAGCATACTTGCTTGCAAACGAGACCAAGTTGCTCGATCGGTGCTTGTTAGCAGTCCCTTTTTCCCTACAGATGTTAGTTCAGAATCAGCTACAACATCCCTCAAAGGGAATACAGATGGGTACAAGTCATTTGGTGATGCTGTCCAAAGGTCAGATGATGTCACAGTAGACAGCACCATTTCTGTCAAGCACAGAATTAAGGTGACTTTGACCATGGACACTGACCAAAAGACAGATGACAGCTCCACATCTCAAAGTCATTTTACTCCAAAACCTTCAGAGAGGATGCCTTTTGCTGGGAAGCAAATACCTCAAAGACCTTCTTCTGCATCTTATAGTATTTTGGAAGAGGGAGAATGGAGCTCAAAATCAAAG CATTATGAGACTTTTGAGAAAGAGTTGGTAATGACTTCAGATGAAGCATCGATGAAGAACCAGAAATTACCTAAAGGATATTTCTATATTCCTGTTGATTGCCTTCCAAAGGAGAAGCAGATCAATCAGGATGCTTGTTCTGGTGAACCCTTGGAACATGATAGGTAG
- the LOC7460927 gene encoding uncharacterized protein LOC7460927 isoform X5 has product MTGGRCHRRKKMMGRGPDGGCGTGERSCRPISRVPASNSLMKESEIPQPKVKKSNPLEVDFFSQAHKVLSVRSPFDAAENASGSGVSSFPSASTLPSRLASLLRQSNGSRKRHKRSHSGADKKSSSRPSDGSKRGNIWVETEDYFRELTLPDIDDLFELSSLFNSLGYSKCFYIPYIGNEKTERIETIVTNVKTGENVNGKFEESETNEQTDTRANVENANGNFEMDCMGGNGNGLVLKDEVNQEDEQLMEIDVVTQSDGAVCLPQEKAKTCSVSDLSSSVEWLLGCRNRDILTSEKPSKKRKLLGSDAGLEKVLVGCPCEGNLPLCDFCCKSEMGNDSNRLIICSSCKVAVHPKCYGVQGDVSESWLCSWCKQKSDGNDLAKQSCVLCPKQGGALKPVDVDNGKSVLDFVHLFCSQWMPEVYIEDLAKMEPIMNVSGIKETRRKLVCNVCKVKCGTCVRCSHGTCRTAFHPICAREARHRMEVWGKYGTDNVELRAFCSKHTELPNDRDTHQLGEAFVPASHDCSVASHNPSTLQMDKQRKLNIGQNGDKLAVHTETSDTNSGKPGDGELWEIGLFDSRSNAEPLSESGDVDKLIDIGIFERGGYEGASTDSRNLLLILKKLIDQGKVNAEELAMEIGMSPDLINSTLAEVNLVPDFQSKLVKWFQNHVYVASQRKYLKVKLKSMILPKAEIVTADHSDGITISETDITDAVAVKSVPPRRRTKSNFRVLRDNGVICSQEEIFSDNSMLMEDMKVVSQLRGEEPEKSSEASFPDVSEKIADAFQDSSVVHLPKSEGSSDNVSGGSLSEKIKPVHAAIPEKSNSINTDGGVPLYSDVNLVIPNFIKPEEYSNFYVHSCVHEKLSQIQIGMLLQKGISELEGSKDREISHLEASCNPSVFCNHQNKHSKCNDLICNSSEVNLEQLAKAKKLGILKLSPVDEVEGEIIYFQKRLLGNAVARKHFTDNLISKVARHLPQEMDAARGKSWDEVLVSQYLCDVREAKKRGRKERRHKEAQAVLAAATAAAAASSRSSSFRKDAFDESACQEKYNTASVRAGISSLLTRRPKEMLSRVAIPRISLEKYSDFVQSVSGFSKDHPRSCDICRRFETILNHILVCSGCKVEVHLDCYRCGKESNGPWHCELCEELLSSRCSGAPVNFWDRANSAECGLCGGITGAFRKSTDGRWVHAFCAEWVFEPTFRRGQVNPVEGMETIAKEINICCVCRHRHGVCIKCNAGHCQTTFHPTCARSAGFYMNVKTLNGKMQHMAYCEKHSLEQKAKTGTQKHGEEEIKSMRQVRGQLERLRLLCERIVRREKIKRELVLCSHSILACKRDQVARSVLVSSPFFPTDVSSESATTSLKGNTDGYKSFGDAVQRSDDVTVDSTISVKHRIKVTLTMDTDQKTDDSSTSQSHFTPKPSERMPFAGKQIPQRPSSASYSILEEGEWSSKSKMKHR; this is encoded by the exons ATGACCGGAGGCCGATGCCACCGGCGAAAGAAGATGATGGGTAGGGGTCCTGACGGAGGTTGCGGCACTGGCGAGAGGTCTTGCCGTCCAATTTCTAGGGTTCCGGCATCCAATTCCCTCATGAAGGAGTCTGAAATACCTCAACCAAAAGTAAAGAAATCGAATCCACTCGAGGTTGATTTCTTCTCCCAAGCTCACAAGGTCTTAAGCGTGCGCTCGCCATTTGATGCTGCAGAGAATGCGTCTGGTTCTGGTGTTTCGAGTTTTCCAAGTGCGTCTACTTTGCCAAGCAGGTTGGCTAGTTTGTTGAGGCAATCAAATGGGAGCAGAAAGAGACATAAAAGGTCTCATTCTGGAGCGGATAAGAAGTCTTCTTCGAGGCCAAGTGACGGGTCTAAAAGAGGGAATATTTGGGTTGAGACTGAAGATTACTTTAGGGAATTGACATTGCCTGAtattgatgatttgtttgagttatcttctttatttaattctttaggTTATAGTAAGTGTTTTTACATTCCATATATTGGAAATGAGAAAACTGAGAGAATCGAGACCATTGTGACAAATGTGAAAACTGGGGAAAATGTGAATGGGAAGTTTGAAGAAAGCGAGACTAATGAACAAACCGACACAAGGGCCAATGTGGAGAATGCAAATGGTAACTTTGAAATGGATTGTATGGGTGGAAATGGAAATGGACTCGTCTTGAAAGACGAAGTCAATCAAGAGGATGAGCAGTTAATGGAAATCGACGTTGTGACTCAAAGTGATGGAGCTGTGTGTTTGCCCCAGGAGAAAGCAAAGACGTGCTCTGTTTCTGATTTGTCTAGCAGTGTAGAGTGGCTTTTAGGTTGTAGAAATAGGGATATATTGACCTCTGAAAAGCCTTCCAAGAAGCGGAAACTTTTAGGCAGTGATGCAGGGTTGGAGAAGGTTTTGGTTGGTTGTCCTTGTGAAGGAAACTTGCCATTATGTGATTTTTGCTGCAAGAGCGAGATGGGTAATGATTCAAACCGGTTGATTATTTGCTCTTCTTGCAAGGTTGCTGTTCATCCTAAGTGTTACGGTGTGCAAGGAGATGTAAGCGAGTCGTGGTTGTGTTCCTGGTGCAAGCAGAAGAGTGATGGCAATGATTTAGCGAAGCAGTCTTGTGTACTTTGTCCGAAGCAGGGTGGTGCTTTGAAACCTGTTGATGTAGACAATGGTAAGTCTGTTCTGGATTTTGTGCACTTGTTTTGTTCCCAGTGGATGCCTGAGGTCTATATAGAGGATTTAGCAAAGATGGAGCCAATTATGAATGTGAGTGGAATTAAGGAAACCCGAAGAAAATTAGTGTGTAATGTATGCAAGGTGAAGTGTGGTACCTGTGTTCGGTGCAGTCATG GAACTTGTAGAACTGCTTTCCATCCTATATGTGCAAGGGAAGCAAGACATAGGATGGAGGTCTGGGGGAAATATGGTACTGATAAT GTTGAATTACGAGCCTTTTGCTCAAAGCACACTGAACTCCCTAATGATAGGGATACCCATCAATTAGGAGAGGCTTTTGTGCCTGCCAGCCATGACTGCTCTGTTGCCAGCCATAATCCATCAACGTTGCAAATGGACAAACAGCGTAAGTTAAATATTGGCCAAAATGGAGACAAACTTGCAGTCCACACAGAAACTTCTGATACTAATTCTGGTAAACCTGGTGATGGTGAGTTATGGGAAATAGGATTGTTTGATTCCAGATCAAATGCTGAACCTTTGTCAGAATCTGGGGACGTGGACAAACTCATTGATATAGGGATATTTGAGAGAGGTGGCTATGAGGGTGCTAGCACTGACTCCCGAAATCTTTTGCTGATTTTGAAGAAG TTAATTGACCAAGGAAAAGTCAATGCTGAAGAGTTGGCAATGGAAATTGGCATGTCACCTGATTTGATAAATTCAACATTGGCT GAAGTTAATTTGGTCCCTGATTTTCAGTCCAAATTAGTCAAGTGGTTTCAGAATCATGTTTATGTGGCCAGTCAACGTAAATATTTGAAAGTTAAACTAAAATCCATGATTTTACCAAAGGCTGAGATTGTAACAGCAGACCATTCTGATGGTATAACTATATCTGAGACTGATATTACAGATGCTGTTGCTGTTAAATCAGTTCCCCCTCGGAGAAGAACCAAAAGTAACTTTAGAGTTTTGAGGGATAACGGAGTAATTTGCTCACAAGAGGAAATTTTTAGTGACAACAGTATGCTAATGGAAGATATGAAAGTTGTCAGTCAGCTGAGAGGTGAAGAACCTGAAAAATCTAGTGAAGCATCCTTCCCTGATGTATCTGAAAAG ATCGCTGATGCGTTTCAAGACTCTTCAGTGGTGCATTTGCCTAAAAGTGAAG GCAGTTCAGATAATGTCTCAGGTGGAAGCCTTTCTGAAAAAATCAAGCCAGTTCATGCAGCTATTCCAGAGAAGAGCAATTCAATTAACACAGATGGGGGAGTTCCTCTTTATTCAGATGTTAATTTAGTCATCCCTAATTTCat AAAACCAGAAGAATATTCTAATTTTTATGTCCATTCATGTGTCCATGAGAAGCTGTCACAGATACAAATTGGAATGCTTTTACAGAAAGGAATTTCTGAACTTGAAG GTTCAAAAGACAGAGAAATCTCTCATTTGGAGGCCTCTTGCAATCCCAGTGTCTTCTGTAATCATCAGAATAAACACTCAAAATGCAATGACTTGATCTGTAATTCAAGTGAAGTAAATTTAGAGCAGTTGGCTAAGGCTAAGAAACTGGGAATTCTCAAACTGTCTCCAGTGGATGAAGTGGAAggagaaattatttattttcagaagAGGCTACTTGGCAATGCAGTTGCAAGGAAGCACTTCACTG ATAATTTAATATCTAAGGTTGCCAGGCATCTACCCCAGGAGATGGATGCAGCTAGGGGGAAAAGTTGGGATGAAGTGCTTGTTAGCCAATATCTTTGTGATGTTAGAGAAGCAAAGAAGCGGGGCAGGAAAGAAAGAAGGCACAAGGAAGCCCAGGCTGTTCTAGCTGCTGCaactgcagcagcagcagcttcttCTCGGTCTTCATCATTTAGGAAAGATGCCTTTGATGAATCTGCTTGTCAGGAG AAATATAACACTGCTAGTGTGAGGGCTGGCATTTCTTCTCTGTTGACGCGACGTCCAAAAGAAATGCTTTCAAGGGTGGCTATTCCAAGGATTTCATTAGAGAAGTACTCTGATTTTGTTCAGTCAGTTTCAGGTTTTTCTAAAGATCATCCTAGATCATGTGACATATGCAGACGATTTGAGACAATACTGAACCACATCCTAGTCTGCTCTGGCTGCAAG GTTGAGGTTCACTTGGATTGCTATCGTTGTGGGAAGGAATCTAATGGTCCATGGCATTGTGAATTATGTGAAGAATTATTGTCATCTAGATGCTCTGGAGCTCCTGTCAATTTCTGGGACAGGGCAAATAGTGCGGAATGTGGTTTATGTGGTGGTATTACTGGTGCTTTCAGGAAATCTACTGATGGTAGATGGGTTCATGCCTTTTGTGCAGAG tGGGTCTTTGAACCAACATTCAGAAGGGGACAAGTAAATCCTGTTGAAGGAATG GAAACGATTGCAAAGGAGATTAACATTTGTTGTGTCTGCCGTCATAGACATGGTGTCTGCATAAAA TGTAACGCTGGTCACTGTCAGACCACATTTCATCCAACTTGCGCTAGAAGTGCGGGTTTTTACATGAATGTTAAGACTCTTAATGGCAAGATGCAGCACATGGCATATTGTGAAAAGCATAGCTTGGAGCAGAAGGCAAAG ACTGGAACTCAAAAACATGGAGAAGAGGAGATAAAGAGCATGAGGCAAGTCAGG gGTCAACTGGAGAGATTGCGTCTTCTTTGTGAAAGAATTGTTAGACgtgaaaaaataaag CGGGAGTTGGTTTTATGCTCACACAGCATACTTGCTTGCAAACGAGACCAAGTTGCTCGATCGGTGCTTGTTAGCAGTCCCTTTTTCCCTACAGATGTTAGTTCAGAATCAGCTACAACATCCCTCAAAGGGAATACAGATGGGTACAAGTCATTTGGTGATGCTGTCCAAAGGTCAGATGATGTCACAGTAGACAGCACCATTTCTGTCAAGCACAGAATTAAGGTGACTTTGACCATGGACACTGACCAAAAGACAGATGACAGCTCCACATCTCAAAGTCATTTTACTCCAAAACCTTCAGAGAGGATGCCTTTTGCTGGGAAGCAAATACCTCAAAGACCTTCTTCTGCATCTTATAGTATTTTGGAAGAGGGAGAATGGAGCTCAAAATCAAAG ATGAAGCATCGATGA